The following proteins are co-located in the Carassius auratus strain Wakin chromosome 7, ASM336829v1, whole genome shotgun sequence genome:
- the fshb gene encoding gonadotropin subunit beta-1, which produces MRMRFVVMVILLPALMMSGSECRSSCRLTNISITVESEECGSCITIDTTACAGLCKTQESVYRSPLMLSYQNTCNFREWTYETYEFKGCPARADSIFTYPVALSCECSKCNSDITDCGVLSQQTLGCNAH; this is translated from the exons ATGAGGATGCGCTTCGTTGTTATGGTGATTCTgttgccggcgctaatgatgtcaGGATCGGAATGCAGGTCCAGCTGTCGGCTCACCAATATCTCCATCACCGTGGAAAGTGAGGAATGTGGCAGCTGCATCACAATTGACACCACTGCCTGTGCCGGGCTTTGCAAAACACAG GAAAGTGTTTACCGTAGCCCACTGATGCTGTCTTACCAGAACACCTGTAACTTCAGAGAATGGACGTACGAGACCTATGAGTTCAAAGGCTGCCCTGCCAGGGCTGACTCCATTTTCACTTACCCAGTGGCCCTCAGCTGTGAATGCAGCAAGTGTAACTCtgacatcacagactgtggagTCCTCAGCCAGCAGACACTCGGCTGCAATGCACATTAG
- the arl14ep gene encoding ARL14 effector protein encodes MPISCSAIDCSNRFAKGSEIRFYRFPISKPQLAEQWVRNLGRKNFVPTQNSCLCSEHFQTDCFRDYNGKLFLREDAVPTIFASSGGDGTKIELRKNRGGLVAKDANDASRFGSLSDKDRAKLFSKDRRQPIRDSSIKSRGVNDRRRAGKVSLGDRQTMSLKSKVYDSKGLLISCGRDLCDCLDVDCMGCFYPCPECGSRKCGVECRCDRKWLYEQVEVEGGEIIRNKFAN; translated from the exons ATGCCGATCTCTTGCTCAGCTATTGATTGCTCAAACCGGTTTGCCAAAGGGTCAGAGATCAGATTTTACAG gTTTCCAATCAGCAAGCCTCAGCTAGCCGAGCAATGGGTACGAAACCTTGGGAGAAAGAATTTCGTTCCCACTCAGAACTCCTGTTTGTGCTCGGAGCATTTCCAGACCGACTGCTTCCGTGACTATAATGGAAAGCTGTTTCTCAGAGAGGATGCTGTGCCAACTATTTTCGCAAGCTCTGGAGGAGATGGCACAAAG ATTGAATTACGGAAAAACAGAGGAGGCTTAGTGGCAAAGGATGCAAATGATGCCAGTCGGTTTGGTTCACTTTCTGATAAAGACCGAGCCAAACTGTTCTCAAAAGACCGAAGACAGCCTATAAGAGACTCTAGCATTAAG AGCAGAGGTGTGAATGACCGGAGACGTGCAGGGAAGGTCTCTCTAGGTGACAG ACAGACCATGTCTCTCAAGAGTAAAGTGTATGACAGCAAAGGTCTGTTGATCTCCTGTGGAAGGGATCTGTGCGACTGTCTGGATGTGGACTGCATGGGTTGCTTTTACCCCTGTCCCGAGTGTGGATCGCGGAAGTGTGGAGTGGAGTGCCGATGTGACCGGAAATGGTTGTATGAGCAAGTGGAGGTAGAGGGAGGAGAGATCATTCGCAACAAGTTTGCAAATTAG
- the si:ch73-314g15.3 gene encoding uncharacterized protein si:ch73-314g15.3 has translation MDHFEKDLVDALKDIVEAGNWQCVGDKSKFTSPCTKFYSDDGEHIVLVHTKDDQFWAMDSSCPHEGGPLEQGDIEDLGNGKLALICPWHYFDFSLETGSSSTGLQNQVYDVRVLDGKVYINTQSTLSICPIPVTKITHQDSLPVEITSSENTLCMWATKILHTADPQEKVSLTKIVQENWGSGKIRETGEASPPAQPNRKDNLTVVEPGKIKRGKGGTLASRIALLHSLANIEQWAIDLSWDVIARFSTFRLSNGEPLPRQFFDDFVKVAGDEAKHYQLLEQRIMELGSFFGALPVHNGLWQSATDTSHDLLARLAIVHMVHEARGLDVHPQTLSRFAAQGDTSSVKVLEVIYADEITHVAAGLRWFTYICSKEGWDSLKMFHELVKLHFKGFLKPPFNTEGRRTAGMTEEWYVPLVKPSSSLQKTS, from the exons ATGGATCACTTCGAGAAGGATTTAGTTGATGCGCTGAAAGACATTGTCGAGGCGGGGAACTGGCAGTGTGTCGGAGACAAATCTAAATTTACGTCACCATGCACGAA GTTTTACTCAGATGATGGAGAGCATATAGTCCTGGTGCATACAAAGGATGATCAGTTCTGGGCTATGGATTCATCTTGCCCACATGAAG GGGGCCCACTTGAGCAGGGTGATATTGAGGATCTGGGCAATGGGAAACTGGCACTGATTTGCCCATGGCATTACTTTGATTTCAGCCTTGAAACTGGCTCCTCTTCCACTGGACTGCAG AACCAAGTGTATGATGTCCGTGTATTGGATGGAAAAGTGTATATAAATACCCAGAGCACACTGTCCATTTGTCCCATCCCAGTGACAAAAATAACTCATCAAG ATAGTTTGCCTGTGGAAATAACTTCCTCAGAAAACACACTTTGCATGTGGGCCACCAAAATCCTCCACACGGCAGACCCACAGGAAAAG GTTTCATTGACCAAGATAGTGCAAGAGAACTGGGGCAGCGGGAAAATAAGAGAAACTGGGGAGGCCAGCCCCCCCGCGCAGCCCAACAGAAAAGACAATCTGACTGTTGTGGAGCCTGGAAAAATTAAACGGGGCAAGGGTGGCACACTG GCGAGTAGGATTGCTTTACTGCACTCTCTTGCTAATATAGAGCAATGGGCAATAGACCTGTCCTGGGATGTGATCGCAAGATTCTCCACATTCAGATTGAGCAATGGTGAGCCATTGCCTCGCCAGTTCTTTGATGACTTTGTCAAGGTAGCAGGAGATGAAGCCAAG CATTATCAGTTACTAGAGCAAAGGATTATGGAGCTCGGCAGCTTCTTTGGTGCTTTACCAGTGCACAACG GTTTGTGGCAATCGGCAACAGATACGTCTCATGACCTTTTGGCAAGGCTAGCTATAGTGCACATGGTCCACGAGGCCAG AGGTTTAGATGTGCACCCCCAGACTCTGTCCCGCTTCGCTGCTCAGGGAGACACAAGCTCAGTCAAGGTGCTGGAGGTCATTTATGCAGATGAGATCACACATGTGGCTGCAGGGCTGAGATGGTTCACATACATCTGCTCAAAAGAAGGATGG GATTCCTTAAAAATGTTCCATGAATTGGTGAAGTTGCATTTCAAAGGGTTTTTGAAGCCTCCATTCAACACAGAGGGAAGGAGGACAGCAGGGATGACAGAAGAG TGGTATGTTCCTCTTGTCAAGCCCTCCAGCAGCTTACAGAAGACCTCCTGA
- the spi1b gene encoding transcription factor PU.1b isoform X3 — MLHPYRMEGYIIPPQQTEEMFEAEMYRPPMEYQYIIDDSQNDHAWDYNTHHVHPVDFENLPESHFTELQSVQPLHASNVHRFPDVESGHFIDPGMTGHHLTLPPPQMTYLPRPSVCYPHSVQPSPLQRSSDDDDPGSRSPPLEVSDEECMRDHITSTTGGEHGNKKKIRLYQFLLDLLRNGDMKDSIWWVDREKGTFQFSSKHKEALAHRWGVQKGNRKKMTYQKMARALRNYGKTGEVRKIKKKLTYQFSGEVLGKSHTERKIYM, encoded by the exons ATGCTGCATCCGTACAGAATGGAGGGGTACATCATCCCACCA CAGCAAACAGAGGAAATGTTTGAAGCAGAGATGTATCGACCACCAATGGAGTATCAGTATATCATTGATGACAGTCAGAATG ATCACGCTTGGGATTATAATACACATCATGTCCATCCAGTGGATTTCGAGAACCTGCCAGAGAGTCACTTCACAGAGCTACAGAGCGTACAGCCACTACATGCATCGAATGTGCATCGCTTCCCAGACGTTGAGTCGGGCCATTTTATCGATCCAGGCATGACTGGGCATCACCTGACTCTGCCCCCTCCACAG ATGACATATTTGCCACGGCCATCCGTGTGTTACCCTCACAGTGTACAGCCGTCTCCTCTCCAGCGCAGCTCGGATGACGATGACCCCGGCAGTCGCAGTCCTCCATTAGAGGTGTCTGATGAGGAGTGTATGAGAGACCACATCACATCAACAACAGGAGGAGAGCACG GTAACAAGAAGAAAATTCGCTTGTATCAGTTCCTGCTGGACCTTCTGCGAAATGGTGACATGAAGGACAGCATCTGGTGGGTTGACCGAGAAAAAGGAACATTCCAGTTCTCTTCCAAGCACAAAGAGGCTTTAGCACACCGCTGGGGCGTACAGAAGGGTAACCGCAAGAAGATGACCTACCAGAAGATGGCAAGGGCGCTGAGAAACTATGGCAAGACGGGAGAAGTCAGGAAGATCAAGAAAAAACTCACCTACCAGTTCAGTGGAGAGGTACTTGGGAAGAGCCATACAGAAAGGAAGATTTACATGTAA
- the spi1b gene encoding transcription factor PU.1b isoform X4 — protein sequence MLHPYRMEGYIIPPQTEEMFEAEMYRPPMEYQYIIDDSQNDHAWDYNTHHVHPVDFENLPESHFTELQSVQPLHASNVHRFPDVESGHFIDPGMTGHHLTLPPPQMTYLPRPSVCYPHSVQPSPLQRSSDDDDPGSRSPPLEVSDEECMRDHITSTTGGEHGNKKKIRLYQFLLDLLRNGDMKDSIWWVDREKGTFQFSSKHKEALAHRWGVQKGNRKKMTYQKMARALRNYGKTGEVRKIKKKLTYQFSGEVLGKSHTERKIYM from the exons ATGCTGCATCCGTACAGAATGGAGGGGTACATCATCCCACCA CAAACAGAGGAAATGTTTGAAGCAGAGATGTATCGACCACCAATGGAGTATCAGTATATCATTGATGACAGTCAGAATG ATCACGCTTGGGATTATAATACACATCATGTCCATCCAGTGGATTTCGAGAACCTGCCAGAGAGTCACTTCACAGAGCTACAGAGCGTACAGCCACTACATGCATCGAATGTGCATCGCTTCCCAGACGTTGAGTCGGGCCATTTTATCGATCCAGGCATGACTGGGCATCACCTGACTCTGCCCCCTCCACAG ATGACATATTTGCCACGGCCATCCGTGTGTTACCCTCACAGTGTACAGCCGTCTCCTCTCCAGCGCAGCTCGGATGACGATGACCCCGGCAGTCGCAGTCCTCCATTAGAGGTGTCTGATGAGGAGTGTATGAGAGACCACATCACATCAACAACAGGAGGAGAGCACG GTAACAAGAAGAAAATTCGCTTGTATCAGTTCCTGCTGGACCTTCTGCGAAATGGTGACATGAAGGACAGCATCTGGTGGGTTGACCGAGAAAAAGGAACATTCCAGTTCTCTTCCAAGCACAAAGAGGCTTTAGCACACCGCTGGGGCGTACAGAAGGGTAACCGCAAGAAGATGACCTACCAGAAGATGGCAAGGGCGCTGAGAAACTATGGCAAGACGGGAGAAGTCAGGAAGATCAAGAAAAAACTCACCTACCAGTTCAGTGGAGAGGTACTTGGGAAGAGCCATACAGAAAGGAAGATTTACATGTAA
- the spi1b gene encoding transcription factor PU.1b isoform X2, with protein sequence MLHPYRMEGYIIPPKEESRERVTWTGWMSQTPSVQKDYWAVLTKDQTEEMFEAEMYRPPMEYQYIIDDSQNDHAWDYNTHHVHPVDFENLPESHFTELQSVQPLHASNVHRFPDVESGHFIDPGMTGHHLTLPPPQMTYLPRPSVCYPHSVQPSPLQRSSDDDDPGSRSPPLEVSDEECMRDHITSTTGGEHGNKKKIRLYQFLLDLLRNGDMKDSIWWVDREKGTFQFSSKHKEALAHRWGVQKGNRKKMTYQKMARALRNYGKTGEVRKIKKKLTYQFSGEVLGKSHTERKIYM encoded by the exons ATGCTGCATCCGTACAGAATGGAGGGGTACATCATCCCACCA AAAGAAGAGAGTAGAGAAAGAGTAACCTGGACTGGCTGGATGTCACAGACACCGTCTGTACAAAAAGATTACTGGGCAGTTTTAACCAAAGAT CAAACAGAGGAAATGTTTGAAGCAGAGATGTATCGACCACCAATGGAGTATCAGTATATCATTGATGACAGTCAGAATG ATCACGCTTGGGATTATAATACACATCATGTCCATCCAGTGGATTTCGAGAACCTGCCAGAGAGTCACTTCACAGAGCTACAGAGCGTACAGCCACTACATGCATCGAATGTGCATCGCTTCCCAGACGTTGAGTCGGGCCATTTTATCGATCCAGGCATGACTGGGCATCACCTGACTCTGCCCCCTCCACAG ATGACATATTTGCCACGGCCATCCGTGTGTTACCCTCACAGTGTACAGCCGTCTCCTCTCCAGCGCAGCTCGGATGACGATGACCCCGGCAGTCGCAGTCCTCCATTAGAGGTGTCTGATGAGGAGTGTATGAGAGACCACATCACATCAACAACAGGAGGAGAGCACG GTAACAAGAAGAAAATTCGCTTGTATCAGTTCCTGCTGGACCTTCTGCGAAATGGTGACATGAAGGACAGCATCTGGTGGGTTGACCGAGAAAAAGGAACATTCCAGTTCTCTTCCAAGCACAAAGAGGCTTTAGCACACCGCTGGGGCGTACAGAAGGGTAACCGCAAGAAGATGACCTACCAGAAGATGGCAAGGGCGCTGAGAAACTATGGCAAGACGGGAGAAGTCAGGAAGATCAAGAAAAAACTCACCTACCAGTTCAGTGGAGAGGTACTTGGGAAGAGCCATACAGAAAGGAAGATTTACATGTAA
- the spi1b gene encoding transcription factor PU.1b isoform X1 — translation MLHPYRMEGYIIPPKEESRERVTWTGWMSQTPSVQKDYWAVLTKDQQTEEMFEAEMYRPPMEYQYIIDDSQNDHAWDYNTHHVHPVDFENLPESHFTELQSVQPLHASNVHRFPDVESGHFIDPGMTGHHLTLPPPQMTYLPRPSVCYPHSVQPSPLQRSSDDDDPGSRSPPLEVSDEECMRDHITSTTGGEHGNKKKIRLYQFLLDLLRNGDMKDSIWWVDREKGTFQFSSKHKEALAHRWGVQKGNRKKMTYQKMARALRNYGKTGEVRKIKKKLTYQFSGEVLGKSHTERKIYM, via the exons ATGCTGCATCCGTACAGAATGGAGGGGTACATCATCCCACCA AAAGAAGAGAGTAGAGAAAGAGTAACCTGGACTGGCTGGATGTCACAGACACCGTCTGTACAAAAAGATTACTGGGCAGTTTTAACCAAAGAT CAGCAAACAGAGGAAATGTTTGAAGCAGAGATGTATCGACCACCAATGGAGTATCAGTATATCATTGATGACAGTCAGAATG ATCACGCTTGGGATTATAATACACATCATGTCCATCCAGTGGATTTCGAGAACCTGCCAGAGAGTCACTTCACAGAGCTACAGAGCGTACAGCCACTACATGCATCGAATGTGCATCGCTTCCCAGACGTTGAGTCGGGCCATTTTATCGATCCAGGCATGACTGGGCATCACCTGACTCTGCCCCCTCCACAG ATGACATATTTGCCACGGCCATCCGTGTGTTACCCTCACAGTGTACAGCCGTCTCCTCTCCAGCGCAGCTCGGATGACGATGACCCCGGCAGTCGCAGTCCTCCATTAGAGGTGTCTGATGAGGAGTGTATGAGAGACCACATCACATCAACAACAGGAGGAGAGCACG GTAACAAGAAGAAAATTCGCTTGTATCAGTTCCTGCTGGACCTTCTGCGAAATGGTGACATGAAGGACAGCATCTGGTGGGTTGACCGAGAAAAAGGAACATTCCAGTTCTCTTCCAAGCACAAAGAGGCTTTAGCACACCGCTGGGGCGTACAGAAGGGTAACCGCAAGAAGATGACCTACCAGAAGATGGCAAGGGCGCTGAGAAACTATGGCAAGACGGGAGAAGTCAGGAAGATCAAGAAAAAACTCACCTACCAGTTCAGTGGAGAGGTACTTGGGAAGAGCCATACAGAAAGGAAGATTTACATGTAA